CAGTAGTAGCCATGGAGTCGCTTGGTATCAGTATGGAACATGGGGGCGCCAATGCTTGTATGTTACCAGTGTTGCTGGGTGTGCCTGAATCCGGTGGCCGGCGAACGTTGTTCTGCTATTGGTCTAGGTTGTTGTGGAAAGTGTTTGACAAATATTAGGTTGTGCGGAATCAGGATGCGCGCGCCTGCATCTAGATGTGAATTGATTCTGGTGCGCCGATACTTCAGGTGCGCGCCATTCTGACGGTGGCGCGCCTGGGTGTGGCGATCTTCAGGACACACGGAGGTCGGCTGAATGTCCACAATCTTGAGGGTAGCAGTCTGTTCGTGGCGATTCAGTTGCCGCTGTCACGCTGACCCCCATCTGTGCTTACGTGATAGGCACTGCATGCGTGTTGTGTTGTTAACGTGGCTCAACTGCTGTGCAGGCGTCCTGTGCTTGGTATCTCTGCGGCGCGAACACACATCACCCAGTTAAACAGCGGTGTCGCCATCAATGTGGAGAGGATCGCCATCAGCACAGAATCGAGAACAGGCCCTGTTCGATCACATCAGCTTGCAATCCGATATTGATGATCATCAGTTCCATCAGTCCACGTGTGTTTAGCAGCGCACCAATGGCGATTGTTTTGTGATGGTTCTCGCCGCTCAGGCGCGCGGCTCCCCAGCAGGCCACACCTTTGCCGAGCAACGAGACAGCCAAAACCACGATCCCGGCCAGCAAGATCTTGGTTGCAGCAGCACGCTCAGCTCGGTTTTTAGGCCGGAATAAGTGAAGAACATTGGCAGCAGGAACGCCACCACGAACGGCTACAGCAACGCGCACACTGTTTCGATCAGCACTGCTAGGCATGTAGACACCGAGTATGAAACCGCGGAATACGGCATGGATGCCGCTGGCGTCCATCGCCCAAGCACTGTGACAGAACAGCACCAGTACCACGACCAGCTTGCTCGTGCCCAGCGGTTGCGCTGGATCTACTTTCTCCATCAGATGCTGTAGCGCATGATGGCCAATCCATAACATGAATAATGCATACGCAATGCTGCTGCCGATCGCCAGATAAGCATAACTCCAACTGCCGTTGAAGCTGGCGAGTACTATCGCCAGGACGCACCAGGCGGCAGCGTCATCGAATGCGCCAGCAGTCAGCGCCATGGTGCCTAGCGAACTGGTCGTAAGGCCAGGTTCGTGGATGATGCATGTCAGCATCGTGAACGTGGTCAACGCAACGGACGTGCCCAGGAACAGTGAGGCTTCCAGCAATCCGGCCTTGCCCGAGAACACCCCTTCGGTATGCAGCAGCCATGAGCATAGCGGGATCACTCACCGGAACGTAGCGACGATGCCTGCTAGGGAGACGCTTATTGCGCTGCGCATGTGCGAGCGGACATGTTCACTGTGGAAATCGGTACTGACCAGGAACATGTACAGCCCGACTCCGCATTGAACGAGCACGTACAGTACATCCAAGGTGTCCTTCGGCAATCATGTTGTTTGCAACTCAGGCACGAGCCTACCCGAATAGCGACGGCCCAAGGGCGACACCACCGATCATTTCACCGACCATCCGTGACTGGTCGCAACGTCGTATCAGCAGACCAGTAGGGTGAGTGCTCATGATCTGTGGGTACTCCATGAATAGAGAAGGGGCGGATCATCATCAGGGTGATTGCTGTTGGATGGTGACAATCGACGCAATTTTGAGATGAAGCACTTGATGTTGTTTACATAGGTGCAACTGAGGGCAGCCAGGATCTGCTCCTAATCGCTTGAACAGGTCGCAATTGGGTTTGATTCTGGTCAGCGTGATACGGATTCCACCGGTGTAAGCACCAGCGTCTGAAAATCAACACGGAAGTTGGTCAGTGGAGACACCGCTTACATGGGCGCTTGATGCACTTTGTGCTTGGAAACCATGTCAAATTGACACAGATGGCGGTGTTGTATCTAAGGTGGCTCTGATGTGCGGTGCAAGCCGTGTACTGCCAAAGCTCCAGCGTGCCCAAGGCGTGGTGTAGTTTTGGAGCATCCCAGGCGCAGAGGTTTGCTTTCCTGGAGGATCACGATCTTGCCGTATTGCGGGCCTGGATGGCAGCAGTGACCGTTTAGATTTCTGATGATGTGCGTTTTGATGCTGATTCCAGGTGGCGTTGGCGGTGTTCTTCGTTTAAGCCATTGGCTGTGGCATAGGCAACGCTCCCGTCAGTTGCGGGTGCATTGAGGAAGGCGTCTGGCATTGGCAGTGTTAATGCGTTGTAGGCGGCACTCACTTCCTCGGTGGTCAGCACGATCACATGCCGTTTCTGGCCTAACACCCTTGCGACCCTCGGCTTTTTTGACGTTACCGCACACATGGCCGGCTGAGGCAAGGCGATCTGGAGTCAGTGTGTTGCTCACCTAGGGTGGCGTGGTGTGGCAAGAGCACAGTGCATGGATGATTTCGGCGACAATACACCGATGCTGATCTCTTCCCCGGCGCGCACGGCGCAATTGCAAATTCATATCTGCGTCCTGCTCTGGGGGTTTACTGCGATCTTTGGCAAGTTGATCACTTTGGAAGCGCTGCCGCTGGTGTGGTGGCGGATGGCGATCGTCGTTGCTTCACTGCTGCTGCTGCCGCGCGTGTGGCGTGGTCTGCGCGTGCTACATCCGCGTGTGATCCTTGCTTACAGCGGTATCGGCGCATTGGTGGCGTTGCACTGGCTGGCTTTTTATAGCGCGGTCAAATTAGCTAATGCCTCGGTGGCCGCGACGTGCATTGCGTTGGCACCGGTGTTTACTTCCGTGGTGGAACCTTGTGTCGTACGGCGGCCGTTTCAGTTACGCGAGTTGCTGTTGGGGTTGATGGTGTTACCGGGTGTCGTGCTCGTGGTGGGTGGTGTCCCCGATGGCATGCGTATTGGCGTTTTCGTTGGTGTGGTGGCGGCGTTATTAGCGGCTTTGTTCGGTTCGCTCAATAAACGTATGGTGGCGCACGCTGATCCGTTGACTGTCACCGCATTGGAGCTGGGTGCGGGCATCCTGCTCCTGACAGGATTGGTACCGCTGCTGTCGTTTGTGTTCCCGACGCTGCATGGCGTGCCGTGGCAATTGCCCAATGCACATGACATTTCCCTGTTGCTCATATTGTCATTTGCGTGCACCCTGCTGCCTTTTGCGTTGTCGCTAGTTGCACTGCGTTATCTCAGTGCCTATTCGCTCCAGTTGGTGACTAACCTGGAACCGGTCTACGCGATCGCACTGGCGATTGGTTTGCTCGGTGAGCAGCGCGAATTGACAGGTCTGTTTTACTTAGGAGTGGCGATTGTTCTTGGCGTGGTTTTCTTACACCCGATGTTAGAGCGGCGCATTCGTCCCTAGTATCCGCAGCAGATCATTACTAAGACTAGGAACAGCAGAGATTCAGTGCAGGTGCCTGGTGTGGATATTGTCCGGTCCGGACCGCACTCTGCTTGTGCCTGCTGTACCTGTTCTGATACAGCGTCAGGTTGGTATGTGCAGTGCTGCTGCTTGTGATTGACTTGCAATGATAGGGAAAAAATAAGCAGTGCTCTATGTTGAGTCACATTTCAGGTGGTACCGTTCGGTTTAATACGTGTCTACATTTGATAAAAAACGTCTGGCCATTGTGGTGAGTGACGCTACTCGTTTTACCGCGCACATGTCGTAGCGCGAACCGTTCTGGCAACACGGCATAAATTTTTAAGCCTCACCGTGTCAGCGATTGATGCTCTAGAAGCCGACGCTATCCAGTAGCGTTATGACGATCATCTCCCTATTACATGGGATAACGGCCATTGAGGTTCACTGTGTTGTCGAACGTGTATTGCTGTGCAGTGTTCAGCAGGTCCTGCGGCTAGCAATATCCAGATGTGAATACCTAAGGTTGACGTTATTGAGATGTTCGTGGAGGTACGGTGATCGAACGTTGTTGCCAGCAGCGGGTTGTGGAAGGTGCAGTCGTAGTGCGAACAGTATTCAGACACTGTATTGAGCCATCTTTACGGTATGCGTACAGTGTCATGGTCTTGTCCGGGATATGTACTTCGCGTGCTGTCGCTTTCAGGAATGCCTCAATCATTGGTTGATTTACCGTACTAGATACTGCTTCTTATTGTGCTGCTCAGTGCGCAGGATCTTGTTGAAGATGCCGCTGTCGCTGCTGATCAGAATCAGTCTCTTCACACCCTTGTCTAGCGTTCCCGTTGGGAAAATGTGCTCCTCATGACTGCAGAAGCCGATGCTGGTGTTCTTAACAGCATGTTCGGTGGTGTGCGTCATGAGAAGCGGCATTCTGTCATGCGGTGTCGATAGCGCGTGTCACATGTGTGAGGGAGGCGCCCATGCATGGGTTATGCGGTGGCTTCCTGGGCAACGGCCAAGTACGCCGATACTGACCATTACACCGTTAACGGTGATGCGTGTTTGCCGAGCATGTGACAGGAGTACAAGCCGGTTGCAGCGATGTGCTGGTGCAGTTGGGGCGGCCACCGTCAGATGATCTGCGCTAAGGAGGGAGTATGTCCTCAATTGAACATCGAGCGCTCATGGAACGTGCTGCCACCCACGCTGTATCAAGGTTTGGTATTGCAACAACCTTCGATTGCGTAACGTTTGGAACATCAATGTATCGCAGCGGCAGACAATTCTTAGGTCGTCGTCTATTGCAGCGTGCCAGGTCGGTGTTACGTGATGCCGAAGTGGGCTGGTTTTAAGAGGAAGGAAGCTGAACATGCGTGCTTTGATGCAGGAGGTGTTTCCCTTGATATGTGGGCATCTCAATGTAGCCCCTTAAGGGGCCACTCGCATGCAACGCTAACGCTCTAAAACATGGCTGGTAGCCAGCATGGCGCCCATGGAAGACCTGCGGGTGGGCGCGCCCGGGTGTTATTACTGCTACCGAACAGGATTCAACCGCCGTATGGTGGTCTTGGTTTGGCTGATTTGTTGTGTTGTGGCCTGGGCGTGAATTTACCAGCGCCAACTGGTTTGGGCTTGAATTCTCGGACAGGCGCGATTGTTTCGGTTGCGTCGATCCGACGCATTTGGAGTTGCTGTCCGGAGACCCAGACCTTCTTGAGGTGCTGCAGGATCTCGCGTGGCATCTCTGCGGGGAGATCCAGAATCGAATGGTCGTCACGGATGTCGATCCGGCCAATGTAGCGGCTCTCCAATCCAGCTTCGTTGGCAATGGCGCCGACGATATTGGCTGGCTTCACGCCGTGTATGCGGCCGACTTCGATCCGGTAAGACTCCATACCGAACTCCGGGGTGTTGCGTGATGCTGCGGTGCGCTGGGGACGCTTGGCGTGTTCAGTGTGGTTGGGGCGCTCTGGACGCTTGAACGATGAGGAGCGTTTGCCATGCTCGGATGACTCGTTGCGCTCGCGTGGGGGGCGTGCCGGCGCACTCAACAGGAACGGGCTATCCCCCTGAAGCAGTCGCGCCAGGGCGGCCGCGATCTCGATAGCCGGTACATTGTGTTCACTTTCGAAACGTTGCAGCAGCTTGCGGTAGAAGTCGATTTCATCGCCGGCTACCAGAGCATTGCTGATGCGCCCGAAAAATTTGGCCACGCGGGTGTCGTTGACTGCATCCACGCTGGGCAGTTGCATGGCTTCAATCGGTTGATGAGTGGCACGTTCGATCTGGCGCAGCATGCCTTTTTCGCGTGGCGTCACGAAGAGAATCGCTTCGCCGCTGCGGCCGGCACGGCCAGTGCGTCCGATGCGATGGACGTAACTCTCAACGTCGTAAGGAATGTCGTAGTTCAGCACGTGGCTGATACGTTCCACGTCCAAACCGCGTGCGGCTACGTCGGTGGCAACGAGGATATCGAGCTTGCCATCCTTGAGTTGGTGAATGGTGCGCTCGCGTTGCATCTGTTGCATGTCGCCGTTGATCGCTGCGGCGGCCAAGCCACGTGCTTGCAATTTCTCGGCTAATTCTTCGGTGGCGGCTTTAGTGCGCACGAAGATGATCATCGCGTCGAACGTCTCCACCTCAAGAATGCGTGTGAGCGCGTCTAGCTTGTGCAGGCCGCTCACCCACCAGTAACGTTGCCGGATATTGGCCGCGGTCGTGGTTTTAGTGGCGATAGTGACTTCGATCGGGTCGTGTAGATAGGTTTGCGCGATGCGGCGGATCTGTGGCGGCATGGTGGCCGAAAACAGCGCTACCTGACGTGACACGGGCAACTTCTGTAGCACGGCTTCAACGTCTTCGATGAAACCCATACGCAGCATTTCATCGGCTTCGTCGAGCACCAGCGTTTTCAGTTCGGACAGATCCAGGGTGCCGCGCTCCAGGTGATCGATCACCCGGCCAGGAGTGCCGACGACCACATGCACACCGCGTTTCAGTGCGGCCAGTTGCTGGCCATAGGATTGGCCGCCGTACACCGGTAGCACGCGGAAGCCAGAGATCGCTGCGGCATAGCGCTGGAATGCCTCGGCGACTTGGATGGCCAGCTCGCGGGTAGGTGCCAGCACGAGCACTTGCGGCTTGGTCTGAGTCAGCGCGGTGCGTGTCAGTAACGGGAGCGCGAATGCGGCGGTCTTGCCGGTACCGGTCTGCGCTTGGCCGAGCACGTCGCGTCCAGCCAGCAATGCCGGGATGGTTGCCGCCTGGATGGGCGACGGAGTTTCATAACCGACTTTGGTCACGGCTTGCATGACAGCGTCAGAGAGACCGAGATCTGCAAACAGCAGCGGCGTAGGGGATGGGTTTGACATAGGAACTCCGGAGACGCCGCTGCAACTGAGCGGGATCAGGGGGCCGATATTGTGCGCTTTATGTAGGCTGTTGTCGAAAAAGTTCACGAGAGGTTGGTTCAGGTGTGAGTGTTGCTCGTAATGCTTGCAAGCACGGTGTTCTCACACTTTAGCCTTTTCATTCCCCGTCGCTGCGATGGATCCCTTCGACCTGAATGCAATTCTAAAGAGGTGACATCTTGCTCTGGCCGATGCAAGAGCACATGAAAGCCACGTTTGGGAAGACATGCCGTGGCTCATTCATGTGGCTCATTCATATTGTTGCAACGTAGGAGACTCCAGACTTCGTGTACGCCTGTTCTGGGAACCTACTTATTTAGTGTAGGGCCATGTTCAGTTCCGGGATCAGCTGGAACAGGTCGCCGACTAAACCGATGTCGGCGATCTCGAAGATCGGTGCGTCGGCGTCCTGATTGATGGCGACGATGGTGCCGGCGTCCTTGATGCCCGTCAGGTGTTGGATCGCACCGCTGATGCCGATCGCGATGTACAAATCCGGGGCGATGATCTTGCCGGTTTGGCCGATTTGCAGCTCGTTTGGCACGTAACCGGCGTCTACCGCCGCGCGTGAAGCACCGACGGCTGCGCCGAGTGTATCGGCGAGTGCATAGATCAATTGGAAGTTTTCCATGCAGCCAAGGCCACGGCCACCAGACACCACACGTTTGGCGTTTTGCAGGTCTGGACGGTCATAGGTGTGCGCATCCAGGCTAACGAAACGGGTGTGGTCCGGTAAATGTGCCGAGACTTTGACGGCTTCTAGGGTGGCGTTGCCGCCTTTGGCGGCTTCTGGCCATGACGCAGTGCGCACGGTGGCGACGACGATCTGATCGGAAGGTGCTTTAACAGTGATGATCGCATTGCCGGCGTAGATGGCCCGGCTGAAGGTGTAGGCGTCTTGCGCGTTCATCAGCTCCGAAATTTGGTTGACGCCGAGCAGCGCAGCCACGACAGGCATCAAGTCCTTGCCAAAGGTTGTTGAGGGGCCGAACACATGGGTGTAGCTGTTGGTCTGGACGAGGGCGGCAATCTGTGGAGCCAGCACGTGTGCCATCGGGTGCATGTTGGCAGCGTCGGCAATGGTGAGCACGCGTGCCACCCCCGCGATCTGTGCGGCTTGCGCGGCTACGCTGTCCGGGATGGCGGCCAGCACCGCGATATCGATTGCCTCGGGTGATAACGCCTGCGCCGCACTGACAGTCTTAGCCGTGGCGGCGTTGAGTTGGCCGTCCCAGTGTTCGGCGATGACGAGAATCTTGATCATGACAGCAGCCCTTTGTTCTTGAGGACGGCCACCAATTCGGTGGCGTTCTTTACCATCACACCCTGCTTGCGCTTGGGCGGCGGAGCGTAATGGATGGTTTCCAGGCTATCGTGCGCGTCCACGCCAAGATCGGCGAAGGCAATGGTTTCCAGTGGTTTGCTCTTGGCTTTCATGATGTCGGGTAGCTTGATAAAGCGTGGGTCGTTCAGGCGCAGGTCAGCCGTGATCACTGCCGGCAAGTCAATTTCCAGCGTTTCCAGGCCAGCATCGACCTCGCGAATCACAGTGGCTTTGCCATCAGTGATGGTCACCTTTGAGGCGAAGGTGGCCTGCGGCCGTCCCCACAGTGTGGCCAACATCTGGCCGGTTTGGTTGGCATCGTCGTCGATGGCTTGCTTGCCCAGGATCACCAGTGCCGGTTGTTCCTTCTCAACCAGCTTGAGCAGGGTGCGCGCAGCGGTAAGGGGTTGTATGGCGGCATTGGTAACGACGTGGATGGCACGGTTGGCCCCCATCGCTAGCCCGTTGCGCAGGTGTGCAGTGACGTCGCTCGGAGCGAGTGTGGCGATCACCACTTCGCTGGCGATACCTGCGTCACGCAGGCGTAGTGCCTCTTCAAGGGCGATTTCGTCGAAAGGATTGGCCGAAACTTTAACGCCGTCTGTCATCACGCCAGATCCATCGGGTTTGACCTGGATGCGGACGTTATAGTCGACCACGCGCTTATAGGCGACGAGGATTTTCATTGTTTGGAGATCCTGGAACTGATGCGTGGAAGTCAGGTTGCGGCGGTGGGTACCTGGAAGTGTGCCAATTCTACGGGCGACGTGGTGTCATGTGATTGTGTCAATCGATTGGAGTGGCTGGAGCTCAACCGGCGGAGGATGTGACCGGGGTATCCTATGGTGTTCGACGATCCCTGTCAGGTGCAGGGATGTGGTGCCTGATGGAGAATGTGATTGGCCACGTGGCTTGTAACCGGCGGTGCCGGTTTCATTGGCGGTAATTTTGTATTGCAAGCGATAACCCTAGGCCATCGTGTGATTAACCTCGATGCCCTGACTTACGCGGGTCATTTGAAGACGCTCGCTGCCCTTGATGGGTGTCCGGACCACATCTTCGTTCATGGCGACATTGGCGACCGTGCGTTGGTAGCTCGTTTGTTGGATGAGCACCGCCCAGATGCAGTGCTGAATTTCGCTGCTGAGAGCCACGTTGACCGTTCGATTGATGCTCCCGCCGCTTTCATTCAGACCAATGTGGTTGGGACGTTGATGTTGCTGGAGGCGGTGTGCGTGTACTGGAAGACCCTGCCGAAGTCGGCGCGT
This region of Xylella taiwanensis genomic DNA includes:
- a CDS encoding electron transfer flavoprotein subunit alpha/FixB family protein, coding for MIKILVIAEHWDGQLNAATAKTVSAAQALSPEAIDIAVLAAIPDSVAAQAAQIAGVARVLTIADAANMHPMAHVLAPQIAALVQTNSYTHVFGPSTTFGKDLMPVVAALLGVNQISELMNAQDAYTFSRAIYAGNAIITVKAPSDQIVVATVRTASWPEAAKGGNATLEAVKVSAHLPDHTRFVSLDAHTYDRPDLQNAKRVVSGGRGLGCMENFQLIYALADTLGAAVGASRAAVDAGYVPNELQIGQTGKIIAPDLYIAIGISGAIQHLTGIKDAGTIVAINQDADAPIFEIADIGLVGDLFQLIPELNMALH
- a CDS encoding DMT family transporter; translated protein: MISSPARTAQLQIHICVLLWGFTAIFGKLITLEALPLVWWRMAIVVASLLLLPRVWRGLRVLHPRVILAYSGIGALVALHWLAFYSAVKLANASVAATCIALAPVFTSVVEPCVVRRPFQLRELLLGLMVLPGVVLVVGGVPDGMRIGVFVGVVAALLAALFGSLNKRMVAHADPLTVTALELGAGILLLTGLVPLLSFVFPTLHGVPWQLPNAHDISLLLILSFACTLLPFALSLVALRYLSAYSLQLVTNLEPVYAIALAIGLLGEQRELTGLFYLGVAIVLGVVFLHPMLERRIRP
- a CDS encoding cation:proton antiporter; translation: MIPLCSWLLHTEGVFSGKAGLLEASLFLGTSVALTTFTMLTCIIHEPGLTTSSLGTMALTAGAFDDAAAWCVLAIVLASFNGSWSYAYLAIGSSIAYALFMLWIGHHALQHLMEKVDPAQPLGTSKLVVVLVLFCHSAWAMDASGIHAVFRGFILGVYMPSSADRNSVRVAVAVRGGVPAANVLHLFRPKNRAERAAATKILLAGIVVLAVSLLGKGVACWGAARLSGENHHKTIAIGALLNTRGLMELMIINIGLQADVIEQGLFSILC
- a CDS encoding electron transfer flavoprotein subunit beta/FixA family protein, with protein sequence MKILVAYKRVVDYNVRIQVKPDGSGVMTDGVKVSANPFDEIALEEALRLRDAGIASEVVIATLAPSDVTAHLRNGLAMGANRAIHVVTNAAIQPLTAARTLLKLVEKEQPALVILGKQAIDDDANQTGQMLATLWGRPQATFASKVTITDGKATVIREVDAGLETLEIDLPAVITADLRLNDPRFIKLPDIMKAKSKPLETIAFADLGVDAHDSLETIHYAPPPKRKQGVMVKNATELVAVLKNKGLLS